A stretch of the Glycine soja cultivar W05 chromosome 13, ASM419377v2, whole genome shotgun sequence genome encodes the following:
- the LOC114382051 gene encoding DIS3-like exonuclease 2: MRPAVEGSMAERFDDGEKEKKKKKRRSNRRSKQNPPSSSASEVNEAQGLSPDSGKIGTPTHASPSLGNSLKQVNVCSSNEQGLSKASNVAFISIPPMHINEQVEPGDLRILPMCGGGIDSNSFSEPTGCRGSSGINKNKDSVPCGQIGLCGQEKYFSPHWSVEAVEKELEEGDVFKALFHVNAHNRLEAYCKIDGMSTDVFIGGIPAQNRAVEGDVVAVKFDPLPLWTKMKGPNGSCNNTATPEGCNLTEDKEVGGNICKGKAKVDAEYESAHGRSYPGQNKEDADQNSLYKSYPFTETTMVYDDITSRGSTNHLDLHGMANHDSINGHHCAAPNSLKINSCSGQSDAVEKMCLLVNSFPSKRPTGRVVAIIERSPRREGIVGHINVKQWVSFRDTSKKDVKKNKNLISEHEYIQLIPTDPKFPNMMLLVRKLPKCIKKRMKSGDVTIEMDLVAVQIDDWVEESPFPEAHILRVFGQGGEVQTQLDAILFQNAICLSEFSPEALSCLPCVPWEIPLKEIQSRIDLRNLCIFTIDPSTATDLDDALSIEKLPNGNYRVGVHIADVSYFVLPDTALDNEAKFRSTSVYMLQRKLPMLPALLSENIGSLSPGVDRLAVSMLLDINVAGDVVDRWIGRTVIQSCCKLSYEHAQDIIDKAFDFEGSNFIEDDYPRVYGHFEWPDVIMSLESLYEISNVLKQKRFTDGALRLENPKVVILFDENGVPYDSRLSERKESNFLVEEYMLLANRIAAEVICRAYPDGALLRRHPEPNMRKLREFMAFCQKHGLELNTSSSGELHWSLEQIREKLKGDPVLYNILISYATRPMQLASYFCSGDLKDSENEWGHYALAVPFYTHFTSPLRRYPDIIVHRTLLATIEAEELYMKHQKALQGSKEVKVQKRCFTGINFDKSAAESTEGREALSAAAVKHSVPCAETLADIATYCNGRKLASRNVKDACDKLYIWFLLKKKEVLLSEARILGLGPRFMSIYIQKLAIERRIYYDEVQGLTVEWLETTSTLVLSMSTNKCAYRRGCPNKLRPFEEVALLTCPYNLDFTTDNSNPSEVMKVDDSISAMDREPISRSDALETVIDPAFFPLTVRLLSTIPVALHAVGGDDGPLDIGVRLYMSSYIG; this comes from the exons ATGAGACCCGCGGTTGAAGGATCCATGGCCGAGAGGTTTGACGACGGcgaaaaggagaagaagaagaagaagcgccGATCCAATCGACGATCCAAGCAAAACCCTCCCTCATCTTcag CATCTGAAGTGAATGAGGCCCAGGGGTTGTCACCAGATTCAGGGAAAATTGGAACACCTACTCATGCTTCTCCATCCTTGGGCAATTCATTGAAGCAGGTCAATGTGTGTTCTTCTAATGAGCAAGGATTATCCAAAGCATCAAATGTTGCTTTTATTTCGATACCTCCCATGCATATCAATGAGCAAGTGGAACCTGGTGATTTGCGAATTTTGCCAATGTGTGGTGGAGGAATTgattcaaattcattttctgaGCCCACTGGTTGCAGAGGGTCATCTGGAATTAATAAAAACAAGGACTCAGTACCTTGTGGTCAAATTGGGCTTTGTGGCcaggaaaaatattttagtccACACTGGTCTGTAGAGGCTGTTGAGAAGGAATTAGAG GAGGGTGATGTTTTTAAAGCTCTCTTTCATGTCAATGCTCACAATAGACTCGAG GCATACTGCAAAATTGATGGAATGTCAACTGATGTTTTCATTGGTGGGATTCCAGCCCAGAATAGAGCT GTGGAAGGTGATGTCGTTGCAGTCAAGTTTGATCCCTTGCCATTGTGGACAAAAATGAAAGGACCAAACGGGTCTTGTAACAACACTGCAACACCAGAAGGTTGCAACCTTACAGAAGATAAAGAAGTGGGTGGTAATATTTGTAAAGGGAAAGCTAAAGTAGATGCTGAGTATGAGTCTGCTCATGGCAGAAGCTATCCTGGTCAAAACAAGGAGGATGCTGATCAAAACTCCTTGTATAAAAGTTATCCTTTTACTGAAACAACAATGGTCTATGATGATATTACCTCCCGGGGTTCTACTAATCATTTAGATCTACATGGAATGGCCAACCATGACAGCATTAATGGTCATCACTGTGCTGCGCCTAATTCCTTAAAGATCAATTCTTGTAGTGGGCAGAGCGATGCAGTGGAAAAGATGTGTTTGTTGGTTAACTCTTTCCCTTCTAAAAGACCAACTGGCAGGGTGGTTGCTATTATTGAGAGATCTCCACGTCGAGAGGGTATTGTTGGTCACATTAATGTGAAGCAGTGGGTTTCTTTCAGGGACACAAGCAAAAAGGATGTGAAGAAGAATAAGAATTTGATTTCTGAGCATGAATACATCCAACTGATACCAACTGATCCAAAGTTTCCAAATATGATGCTTCTTGTTAGAAAGTTACCAAAGTGCattaagaaaagaatgaaaagtggTGATGTGACAATCGAAATGGATCTGGTAGCTGTACAAATTGATGATTGGGTTGAAGAAAGTCCTTTTCCCGAGGCTCACATTTTGCGTGTTTTTGGACAAGGTGGTGAAGTTCAGACCCAGTTAGATGCAATTTTGTTTCAGAATGCTATCTGTTTGTCTGAATTTTCACCTGAAGCTCTGTCCTGTCTGCCATGTGTTCCTTGGGAGATTCCACTGAAGGAAATTCAAAGTAGAATAGATCTGAGAAATTTGTGCATATTTACTATCGATCCTTCGACTGCCACTGATCTGGATGATGCACTGTCAATTGAGAAGTTGCCTAATGGAAATTATAGAGTAGGTGTCCACATTGCTGATgtatcatattttgttttacctGACACAGCCTTGGATAATGAGGCTAAGTTTAGGTCAACAAGTGTCTATATGTTGCAAAGAAAGTTACCTATGCTGCCTGCATTATTGTCAGAGAATATCGGTTCACTTAGTCCTGGAGTGGATCGGCTTGCAGTATCCATGCTCCTGGATATAAATGTTGCAGGAGATGTTGTAGACCGTTGGATTGGTCGTACTGTCATACAGTCTTGTTGTAAGCTTTCATATGAACATGCTCAGGACATCATTGACAAGGCTTTTGATTTTGAGGGTTCAAATTTCATTGAAGATGACTATCCTAGAGTGTATGGCCATTTTGAATGGCCTGATGTTATTATGTCTTTGGAGAGTCTTTATGAAATTTCAAATGTCTTGAAACAGAAGAGGTTTACTGATGGGGCTCTACGGCTTGAAAACCCCAAAGTTGTTATCTTGTTTGATGAAAATGGAGTTCCATACGATAGTAGGCTTTCTGAAAGGAAAGAATCAAATTTTCTTGTTGAGGAATATATGCTTTTGGCCAATAGAATTGCAGCTGAAGTCATATGTAGAGCTTATCCTGATGGTGCATTGTTGAGGAGGCATCCTGAACCTAATATGCGGAAGCTGAGAGAGTTCATGGCATTTTGTCAGAAACATGGTTTAGAATTGAACACGTCTTCATCTGGTGAGTTACATTGGTCGTTAGAGCAGATCAGGGAAAAGCTTAAGGGTGATCCTGTGCTTTACAATATACTTATTTCTTATGCTACAAGGCCAATGCAGTTGGCATCTTACTTCTGTAGTGGAGATTTAAAGGACAGTGAAAATGAATGGGGTCATTATGCTTTGGCCGTTCCATTTTACACTCATTTCACATCACCTCTGCGTCGGTATCCAGATATTATTGTTCACCGGACACTACTTGCTACTATAGAGGCTGAGGAGTTGTATATGAAGCATCAGAAGGCTTTGCAGGGTTCCAAGGAAGTAAAAGTGCAAAAAAGATGTTTCACAGgcattaattttgataaaagtgCTGCAGAATCCACGGAAGGTAGGGAAGCACTGTCAGCTGCAGCTGTGAAGCATAGTGTTCCATGTGCCGAAACACTTGCAGATATTGCTACTTATTGCAATGGGAGAAAGCTAGCTAGTAGAAACGTTAAGGATGCCTGTGATAAACTTTACATATGGTTTCTCCTGAAGAAAAAGGAG GTTTTATTGTCAGAAGCAAGAATACTGGGACTAGGCCCAAGATTCATGTCAATTTATATTCAAAAGCTAGCT ATTGAGCGACGCATATATTATGATGAAGTTCAAGGTTTGACTGTGGAGTGGCTTGAGACAACATCCACTTTGGTGCTTAGCATGTCTACTAATAAGTGTGCATATAGGAGGGGCTGCCCTAACAAGTTGAGGCCATTTGAAGAAGTTGCATTGCTTACTTGTCCATATAACCTGGATTTTACCACGGATAATTCTAACCCAAGTGAAGTAATGAAAGTGGATGATAGTATATCTGCCATGGACAGGGAGCCCATTTCAAGATCAGACGCATTGGAAACTGTAATTGACCCTGCATTTTTCCCACTCACAGTACGTCTTCTTTCAACAATTCCAGTAGCACTTCATGCTGTTGGTGGTGATGATGGGCCCCTTGATATTGGTGTGAGGCTGTACATGAGCTCCTATATTGGGTGA